In Eisenibacter elegans DSM 3317, the genomic window TTGGCTAACTGGATTTCCCCCGTCAACTGTCTTCCGGCAGTATGGTCATATAAGGTGAGCTTGGTGCTGGGTCGTTGAGGGTTTTTGGAGATAAATACCAGCCCTACTTCTGCCCATCCTCCGGCGGCGTTGTCGCCACCACTACCAGCGGCTGAGCGTCGTTGTTTCACCACTTCGCAAGCCCTTAGGGTTTTTAAATCTATCTGCTGACTTTCGTGCCCGGCGGCAGTTCGTGCCAAAAAGAAAAACCAAGCCTGTTGCTCATCTATGCCTACGATAAAGTTTTTACAAACTTCATAACTGTGTATTTGACAGCCTTGTTTGGCGGCCAAATCCTTCAGCCCTGTCAATAGGGCGCGCATTTTATGTTGGTTTTTCCGATAGTCCAACACAAAGGGTAATGTAAAAGCTATGGTAGCAATGCCGCCAATAAAAGCCGTTCCTAAATCTAGTTCCATTATTTGTTTACTCGTTTCTGGTTTTTAAAAAAATAGTTGATTTACGCCATAACCTTACAAACCTGATATAGGCAGGCTAGGATAGAGCGCTAAAAAAAACACAGCCATTGGCCGTCTGTTTCCAAAGCGGAGGTTACCAGAAATAATGGAAAGGGAAAACAAGGTCAGCCTTTCGATGCTTGACCAACAAGCCTAATGAAAACCCAAGATAGTGTAGTTGTTTGGCAACTAACAAGCGTTCTCGGGTAGCAGTGCTTGCCCAAGCACTTGCGTACCTAGTTTTGAGGCCTTGTGTGCTTGTAGTAGCTCCCTCGGCACTTGACTTGAACACAGCCTGAGCTTGGAGCAGCGCTGGTGTTATAGTCTGAAAATCAGAAATCGCAGCTTTGGAAAGGCTTGTGATTTGTGTTGTATCCCCCGCCTCAGATTGATGCTGGAAGGCCGTAATACCAAAATAACCCAAGGCCATACAGCCAGCGATAGCAATAATCAGCAAAAAGCTGGGTATACGGCTTTGGTGGGACACAAGTACCAGTTGTTTGGAGCGTTAAATAGAGGCCGATTACATAGCCATATTCAGAAACATTCCCCTTGATAAAAAAGTTCGCTACAAAACACAATCATAACTAAACACTTGTATACCAGTTGCTTATCTTGATTATTTTATCTTGTGGTCTATAGTGTTTTTTCACACCACTGGACACTTTTCAAATGGGGTGAAATGAGGCCTCAACTTGTCCCAGAGCTAGAGCATCGAGCTACTTTTCCAAAAATGTCCGGTGACGTGGTGTTTTTTTATACTATCTTTGCTGGTTGATTTCCCTAACGACAGTTACTTACGTCGATGATGCCTATCCATGGATTAACGTTTTTGTATATACTACTTTTTATCTGTTTTTTGGGGCGGTTGGAGTCTAGCGCGCAAACGTACACCAGGCCTGTGGTGCAGAATGGTACGCTCGACTTGCGCGACTGGCCCTTGGCCAAGCCCTTTTTGCTGCCTTTAGATGGTCATTGGCATTTTTACTGGATGCAGACCTACGAGCAATTTCGCAAGGGGCAGGCTTCTGGAGCGCTCTTACACGAGATTCCCGGCGTTTGGACAGAGCATGTCGACCGGCCAACACAGCCTTTGAGTAAGACAGGCTATGGGCTATATACGCTGACTATCTTGTTGCCCAAACACCACCCCAAAAATTTGGCTATCAAAATTCCTTCTGTTAGTACTTCTTATCGCCTGTATATCAACAATGTGTATACCACTCAGGTAGGTGTAGTGGGGTATAGTGAGGCTTCTTCTAAACCTCATTACTTCCCTCAGATTGTCAACTTCGAGCAAACCAGCGACACGCTCCAACTTTTGTTTGAGGTGGCCAATTATCATTATCGCAAGGGGGGGATTTGGTACAGTGTCTATCTAGGAACCCAAGAAACAGTTCAGAACAAGCGGGAGTGGACGTTGATTTTTGATTTTTTTCTTTTGGGAAGTATTTTCATTATGGGCATCTACCATATGGGATTGTACTTTATCCGTAAACGTTCTTCGCTACTTCCGCTGATGTTTGCGCTGTTTTGTGTAAGCTGTGTCTTGCGTCTATTGAGTGTTGGGGAGATTGTATTGTCGGGTTTGTCGCGGGTGTCTTGGCTCAATATCGTCCATGCGGAGTTCATCAGCTTCTATGCCTGTGTCTTGTTTTTTGCCTCTTTTGCCTACTACTCTTTCCCAAAAGAGTTTTCTGTCAAAGCTTTGCGCATAGTCATAAGTGTCTGCATTGTCTTGATTTCTTTGACCTTGCTAAGCGGTCCTTTGTTTTTTACAGAGTTGGTAGCCTATTTTCAGTTGTTTGTTTTGGCTATGGGTGCTTATGTGATGTTTGTCTCGATATTGGCCATTACCCGCCGCCGCAAAGGTTCTATAGCCTTCACTTTGGGCTGGCTGATTTTATTTGGCTGTGTGGTGAATGATATTTTGTATGCCAGCTTGGTAGTCAATACCGCCGAGACTGTCCACATTGGTTTGTTTATCTTTATATTTTCACAGGCTTTTATTATTTCACAGCAGTTTGCAGAAGCTTTTTTCCAAACAGCTAAGCTCAGTACTGAGCTAAAAGACATCAATACCCATTTGGAGCAGTTGGTAGAACAACGCACCCAAGCCCTTCAAGATGCCAACCAAGAGATGCAAAAGGTTGTAGAAGAGCTGGATATTACCAATGAAGAGTTGAGCCGCAATGCCCGTCTACTTACAGAGCGCAACCAAGACCTTATGGATAGTATCAACTATGCCAAACGAATTCAGACGGCCATCTTGCCTACTTCTGAAGAGATTGGGGAGGTGTTTCCAGAGCATTTTATATTTTTCAAACCTCGCGACCTTGTCAGCGGCGATTTTTATTGGTTTAGCCATTGGCCAGAAGAGCAGAAAGCCTTTATTGCGGTAGTAGATTGTACCGGACACGGTATCCCCGGAGCATTTATGAGCCTGATAGCCAATGATTTGCTCCACGAAACCATCAATACACACCGTGTCAGTGAGCCGGCCAAAATTTTGCAAGAGCTGCGCAGTTCTTTGGAGCGTGTTTTGCAACAATCACAAACGGGCAACCGCGACGGTTTTGAAATTGCTATCTGTCAGATAGATACCAACCTACACAACCCCCATCGACAGTTGCTGTATGCCGGTGCGGGCATTCCCTTGTATTATGTAGAAGGAGGCTTACTGAAGCGCATTGCCCCCTCCAAAGTCATTATTGGAGGAGGGAGCAAGTTTCAGGCCTTGGATATGCCCATTGGCCAACAAGCGCTTCCGGTAGCGGCTGTAGAGGCGGTGTATTTGGCTTCTGATGGCTACCGCGACCAATTTGGCGGCCCTGATGGACGCAAGATGATGGCAGGCAAGTTTCAGGATATACTCCAACAAGCGCTCAAGCGCGCACCTTCAGCACAGGCACAGTAT contains:
- a CDS encoding 7TM diverse intracellular signaling domain-containing protein is translated as MVQNGTLDLRDWPLAKPFLLPLDGHWHFYWMQTYEQFRKGQASGALLHEIPGVWTEHVDRPTQPLSKTGYGLYTLTILLPKHHPKNLAIKIPSVSTSYRLYINNVYTTQVGVVGYSEASSKPHYFPQIVNFEQTSDTLQLLFEVANYHYRKGGIWYSVYLGTQETVQNKREWTLIFDFFLLGSIFIMGIYHMGLYFIRKRSSLLPLMFALFCVSCVLRLLSVGEIVLSGLSRVSWLNIVHAEFISFYACVLFFASFAYYSFPKEFSVKALRIVISVCIVLISLTLLSGPLFFTELVAYFQLFVLAMGAYVMFVSILAITRRRKGSIAFTLGWLILFGCVVNDILYASLVVNTAETVHIGLFIFIFSQAFIISQQFAEAFFQTAKLSTELKDINTHLEQLVEQRTQALQDANQEMQKVVEELDITNEELSRNARLLTERNQDLMDSINYAKRIQTAILPTSEEIGEVFPEHFIFFKPRDLVSGDFYWFSHWPEEQKAFIAVVDCTGHGIPGAFMSLIANDLLHETINTHRVSEPAKILQELRSSLERVLQQSQTGNRDGFEIAICQIDTNLHNPHRQLLYAGAGIPLYYVEGGLLKRIAPSKVIIGGGSKFQALDMPIGQQALPVAAVEAVYLASDGYRDQFGGPDGRKMMAGKFQDILQQALKRAPSAQAQYLEECLKEWRNGEQYAQIDDILVLGLIFRRSFSVIDQFISE